One segment of Leptodactylus fuscus isolate aLepFus1 chromosome 7, aLepFus1.hap2, whole genome shotgun sequence DNA contains the following:
- the LOC142213335 gene encoding olfactory receptor 12D1-like, whose product MKIENLTSIDGFILLGITDEPNLRIFLFVIFLLFYLFILSGNLGIFLLIIIVQPLHKPMYFFLANLSFLDIFYSTITVPKILSGLLIGDKRISFFGCAAQLHFFHFLGGTEAFLLSAMSYDRYVAICNSLRYHVLMGRTLCIHLASNCWLLGFVHAIVQTTVTFRLPYCNRRQVTHFYCDVKPVMKLACADTKVSEMIVLGNLAIVAGSTFVLVIVSYMYIGRHLLNIRCRQERRKAFFTCSSHITVVSLYFLTSLCMYLGPTTQISLDQDRITALLVTVITPVLNPLIYTLRNKEVKRAVQRVLG is encoded by the coding sequence ATGAAAATAGAAAATTTGACATCAATAGACGGCTTCATCCTTTTGGGCATCACCGATGAACCAAATCTTCGGATTTTCCTCTTTGTAATATTTCTCTTGTTTTATCTCTTCATCTTATCAGGAAATCTTGGCATTTTTCTTCTCATTATTATTGTCCAGCCTCTTCACAAACCAATGTATTTCTTCTTGGCTAATCTTTCGTTTCTGGACATCTTTTATTCAACCATCACTGTTCCCAAGATACTATCTGGCTTACTTATAGGTGACAAGAGGATATCGTTCTTTGGTTGTGCAGCACAGCTCCACTTTTTCCACTTTTTGGGGGGCACAGAGGCCTTTCTTCTGTCTGCCATGTCTTATGATAGATATGTTGCCATTTGTAACTCTCTGAGATATCATGTCCTCATGGGAAGAACATTGTGCATCCATTTGGCTTCCAACTGTTGGCTTCTTGgctttgtacacgccatagtgcAAACAACTGTAACGTTCCGGTTGCCTTATTGTAACAGGAGACAAGTTACACATTTCTACTGTGATGTAAAACCTGTTATGAAGCTTGCCTGTGCAGATACCAAGGTTAGCGAGATGATAGTGTTGGGAAACCTAGCTATTGTAGCTGGCAGTACATTTGTATTGGTCATTGTATCTTATATGTATATTGGTAGGCATCTTCTGAACATTCGGTGCAGACAAGAAAGACGGAAGGCCTTTTTCACTTGTTCATCTCACATCACCgttgtttctttgtattttttaACATCATTGTGTATGTACCTGGGTCCAACCACACAAATCTCATTAGATCAAGACAGAATAACAGCCTTATTGGTCACAGTTATTACTCCTGTATTAAATCCTCTTATTTATACACTAAGAAACAAAGAAGTAAAGAGGGCGGTTCAAAGAGTATTggggtaa
- the LOC142213336 gene encoding olfactory receptor 12D1-like — MDNLTSIEGFILLGITDEPNLQIFFFAIFLMFYLFILTENLGIFLLITIVQSLHKPMYFFLANLSLLDISSSTITVPKMLSGLLIGDKRISFWSCVAQLHFFHFLGSSQAFILSAMSYDRYVAICNPLRYHDLMRRTSCVVLASSCWLLGFLYSSLQAIITFRLPYCNRRQVIHFYCDIKPVMKLACANTETSEILSTFIFAILAVSAFVLTIVSYAYIGSHLLNIRCRQERRKAFFTCTSHITVVILYFGSVLSMYLGPTTKDSLEQTRISALLITIITPALNPIIYTVRNKEVKRAIQRYWLKNNNIENCSWEGM, encoded by the coding sequence ATGGACAACTTAACATCAATAGAGGGCTTCATCCTTTTGGGTATCACCGATGAACCAAATCTTCAAATCTTCTTCTTTGCGATATTTCTTATGTTTTATCTATTCATCTTAACAGAAAATCTTGGCATTTTTCTTCTCATTACTATTGTCCAGTCCCTTCACAAGCCAATGTATTTCTTCTTGGCCAATCTCTCATTACTAGACATCTCTTCATCAACCATCACTGTACCCAAGATGCTATCTGGCTTACTTATAGGGGACAAGAGGATATCGTTCTGGAGTTGCGTAGCACAGCTCCACTTTTTCCACTTTTTGGGGAGCAGTCAGGCTTTCATTCTGTCTGCCATGTCTTATGATAGATATGTTGCCATTTGTAACCCTCTGAGATATCATGATCTTATGAGAAGAACATCTTGCGTTGTGTTGGCTTCCAGCTGTTGGCTTCTTGGCTTTCTATATTCCTCACTGCAAGCAATTATAACGTTCAGACTACCATATTGTAATCGGAGGCAAGTTATACATTTCTACTGTGATATAAAACCTGTTATGAAGCTTGCCTGTGCAAATACCGAGACCAGTGAAATTCTATCAACGTTCATCTTTGCTATTCTAGCTGTTAGTGCGTTTGTATTGACCATTGTGTCTTATGCGTACATTGGAAGCCATCTCCTAAACATTCGTTGTAGGCAGGAGAGACGGAAGGCCTTTTTCACTTGCACGTCTCACATCACTgttgttattttatattttggaTCAGTCCTGTCCATGTATCTGGGCCCAACAACAAAGGACTCATTAGAGCAAACCAGAATAAGTGCCCTATTGATCACAATTATTACCCCTGCACTAAAccctattatttatacagtgagaAACAAAGAGGTTAAGAGGGCGATCCAAAGGTATTGGCTCAAAAACAACAACATTGAAAATTGTTCATGGGAAGGCATGTGA